The following is a genomic window from Citrifermentans bemidjiense Bem.
CATCTCGGGGACGGGGAGCTCGATCCCGATGCCGCGCAGGGTCTCTTCGTTGGAGGAGGTGAGGACGGTGATGGCGAGGACCTTGGGACGCGCGGTGCAGCCGCTGAAGTTCTTGTCCAGGGTCTCCATGGTCTTGTTCATCATCTCGTAGCCGCCCATGGCATGCAGGTCGCAGAGCTGCACGCCGAGGTTCGCGGCTTCGAGGGTCGCCATGGCGACGGTGTTCGGGATGTCGTGGTACTTGAGGTCGAGGAACACTTCACCGCCGCACTTCTGGATCATGCGGACCGCGGCGGGACCGCAGGCGGTGTAGAGCTGCTTGCCGACCTTGAACATGCCGACGTGCTGCGAGAGGAGTTCGGCCCAGTACTGTACGTCGCTGAACTCCTTCACATCCATGGCGAAGATTATCTTCTTGATTGCTTCTTCTCTGGTCATAATCAAAATCCTTAAGTCAAAACCGTTGGCAAGGAGAAAATCTGAGAACTTCTGAGAAAAGCTTTTGGTGGATCTCAAAGCTTTAGTCAAAACCTTTGGCAAGGAGACAGTCTGAGGACTTCTGAGAAAAGCTTTTGGAGGTTAACCTCAAGCCTTTGTTTATGCTCAGATGTCCTCAGATGTGCTCCTTGCCAATGGTTTGGTTTCTTATACCTGCAGCGCTTCCTTTACGGCGGCTTTTACCTTGGCTATGGCTTCGGCGATGGGGAGTACCTCTACTTCGCCGCTTCTTCTCTCTTTCAGCTCGACTTTGCCTTCTGCCAGGGCCTTGGCGCCTACGACTATTCTGAGCGGTATCCCGATGAGGTCGGCGTCCTTGAACTTGAAGCCGGGGCGCTCGTCGCGGTCGTCGAGAAGCACTTCTATGCCCGCCTCCAGAAGTTCCTGGTAGATTGACTCGGAGGCAGCCTTGACCTCGTCCTCTTTGGCGCTCAAGGAGGAGATGATGCACTGGAACGGCGCGATGGGAATCGGGAAGATGATGCCGTTCTCGTCGTGGTTCTGCTCGATGCAGGCGGCGACGGTGCGCCCGACGCCGATGCCGTAGCACCCCATGAAGATGATCTGCTCTTTGCCGTCGGCATCGAGGAAGGTGGCCTTGAGTGCCTTGGAGTACTTGGTGCCGAGTTTGAAGACGTGACCGACTTCGATGCCGCGCCAGATCTCCAGCTTGCCGCTGTCACAGCGCGGGCAGGCGTCGCCGATGACGACGTTCCTGATGTCTACGAAGCCGCTGACGCTGAAATCACGCCCGATGTTCACGTTTTTCAGGTGGGTGTCGGCTGCATTGGCGCCGGTGACGAAGTTGTGCATCCCCTCCAGGGAGAGGTCGGCTACGACTTTCACTTTGGCAGCGAGCCCCACGGGGCCGGCGTAGCCGGTGGGTGCGCCGGTGACCTTGACGACCACGTCGTCCTCGGCCATCTCCAGCTCTGCGCATCCCAGGTGATTTTTCAGCTTGATCTCGTTCAGGTCATAGTCGCCGCGGATAAGAGCCACGACCGGCTCGCCGTCGGCGACCAGCACCAGCGTCTTCACGACCTGGGTGTTCTGCACACCGAGGAACGTTGCCACATCCTCGATGCTCTTTTGCCCCGGGGTGCTCACGTGCTCCATCGGACGCGGGTCGGCATGCTCGATCCCCTCGCCTTTGCGGGTCTCGGCCTTTTCCATGTTGGCGGCGTACTCGCAGGCGGAGCAGGAGACGATGGCGTCCTCGCCGGAGTCGGCAAGCACCATGAATTCGTGGGAGTAGCTCCCGCCGATGGTGCCGGTGTCGGCTTCGACGGCGCGGAACTTAAGCCCGCAGCGCTCGAAGATGCGGCGGTAGGCCTTGTACATTTTCTCGTAGGAGACGTCGGCACCGGCCTCGTTCACGTCGAAGGAGTAAGCGTCCTTCATGATGAACTCGCGCCCGCGCATCAGACCGAAGCGCGGGCGGATCTCGTCGCGGAACTTGCCCTGGATCTGGTACAGGTTGATCGGCAGTTGCCGGTAGCTGCGGACTTCCTTGCGGATGAGGTCGGTGATGACCTCCTCGTGGGTGGGGCCCATGCAGAACTCGGCGTCTTTTCTGTCGTTGAAGCGAAGGAGTTCCTTGCCGTAGAATTCCCAGCGCCCCGACTCCTTCCAGAGTTCGGCAGGCTGGACGGCAGGCATCAGGAGTTCGATGGCGCCGGCGCGGTTCATCTCCTCGCGGACGATGGCCTCGACCTTACGGATAGAGCGAAGGCCGAACGGGAGGTAGTTGTAGATACCGGCGGCGAGTTTCCTGATCATGCCGGCGCGCAGCATCAACTTGTGGGAGATGACTTCCGCATCGGAAGGAGTCTCCTTGACAGTCGGAATAAAGTACTGGGAATAACGCATGAATCGACCTCACTATGAATTGAAAAAACTATAAAAGCATTAACCACAGAGGAACACTGAGGTAAAACCAAAACCTGAAAACAAAACCATTGGCACGGAGAAAATCTGAGGACTTCTGAGAAAACCAAAAGCTTTGAGCTAAAAAACTACAAGAAACCATTAGCCACGGAGAGAATCTGAGAGAACCAAAAAGACTTTAGGTTAAACCTTTTGTTCTTCCTCTGTGTCCCTCTGTGGTGAGTGCCTGTGCCTTTCCCTGAAAAACCTCTGTGGCCTCCGTGAACCTCTGCGACCTCTGTGTTCCGCCTTTCAGTCTGTGGCTACTGATTTTTTAAGACTTCTTCCACCAAGGCATCGGCTAGCTCGGCTTCGGGGACCTTGCGCAGGATCTCGCCGTGCCGAAAGAGAAGCCCTTCTCCCCTACCCCCGGCTATGCCGAAGTCGGCCTCGCGAGCCTCGCCGGGTCCGTTGACGGAGCACCCCATGACGGCGACGGTGATCGTTGTATCCAGATGCGCCAGGCGCCGCTCTACTTCCTCGGCTACGGGTATCAGGTTCACCTGGCAACGCCCACAGGTGGGGCAGGAGACGAAGTTGATGCCGCGGGTCCGCAAACCGAGCGATTTGAGTATGTCGTACGCTACCCGCACCTCGTCAACCGGATCGCCGGTGAGGGAGACCCGCATGGTGTCGCCGATCCCCTGGTTAAGAAGTATTCCCAGACCTACGGAGGACTTGACGGTTCCGGCGAAGATGGTTCCGGCCTCGGTAACGCCTATGTGCAGAGGGTAGTCAACGGCGTCGGAAAGAAGCCGGTACGCCTCCAGGGTCCGCAATACGTCGGAGACCTTGATCGATATCTTTATCTGCTGATAGCCCAGTTCCTCGAGGATCCGCACATGCCCCAGCGCCGATTCGACCATGGCCTCGGGAGTCGGGTGCCCGTACTTCACCAGCAGTTCCTTTTCCAGCGAACCGCCGTTGACGCCGATGCGGATGGGAACGTTGCGCTCGGCCGCGGCTTTCACCACCTCGGCAACCTTCCACTTTTCGCCTATGTTGCCGGGGTTGAGACGGAGCCCGTCCACCCCGGACTCCAGGGCCTTCAAGGCAAGCTTGTAGTCGAAATGTATGTCGGCTATGAGCGGCATGGGGGAGCCGGCCTTTATGGCGGCAAGGGCCAGGGCGGCGTCCATATCCGGCACCGCACAGCGCACGATCTCGCATCCGGCGGCGGCAAGCCGGCCGATCTGCCCAAGGGTTGCCGCGACATCACGGGTGTCGGTTGAGCACATGGACTGGACGGAGCAGGGAGCACCTCCGCCAACCGGGATATTCCCTATCATGATCTGCCTGGTCGTTTTTCTCATAGCGGGCCATAGTAGCTAAAAGGAGTACGAAATGCAAGGATGAAGGGGTTGTAGCAATACAAGCTAAGCCTAGTCAATTCGGCGGTTGACAGGAACTTCTTTTACCCTTATGTAAGAAGCATGAAAAATAAAAGCGAAGCACCGAAAAGAGATAGAGCGAAGCAGGTTGCATCAGACGGCAAGTCGATGAAGTTTGAGCACTCCCGTCCCCAGTCACAAAAGCCATACAAGAAAGACGACTCAGCCAGAACCGAAGGCGCCGAGTCCAGCGCTACCCCCAAGTACTCCAAAAACACCTCAACTACAGCGCGCAAACCCAAAGCCGCCCAGACTGAGCGCACCGAAAGCACCCGCAGCTCCAGGGGCGAAACTCCCGCTGCAGCGTTTGGCTCACGTCCCGCCCGCCCGAAGGGAGATCGTTCGGCGGCGCCTCCCGCACCGGGCAAAGGCAGGGACCGTAAACCGGCGGCAAAGACAGCCGGGAACAGACCGGAGAGGACGCCTGCTGGAAAGGGAGGAGCATCTTCCCGCGACGAGCGCCAGCCTACGCTGCGCAGCGGACAGGTGCTGGAGCTGAACATTCTCGCTACCAACGACGAGGGCTTCGGCGTGGCCAACCACGAGGGGACCCGCGTGCTGGTGGCAGGGGGACTTCCGGGCGAGGTGCTGGTGGCGAAGATCACCTACGTCGGCCGCAGGGAAGCCTTCGCCCATACCATAAAGTGTCTGAAGCGTTCTCCGGACCGCAACCCCTCTCCCGCCTGCACCCTGGGACGGGTGTGCGACGGCTGCGGACTGATGCAGATGCGCTACCCGGCCCAGTTGGCATGGAAAAAGTCGCTGGTCGCCCGCCACTTCCGGAAATACCCCTCTCTTTTCGAGGTCGCCATCAGGGAAACCATCGGCTCGCCCAAGGAGCTTGGATATCGCAACACGGCAAAACTTGTCATTGCCGGGAAGAACAACGATCCCGTCATCGGCATCTACCGTCGCAACACCCATGACGTCTTGCAGATCGAGGACTGCGCGCTGCACCACCCGCTGATCAATAAGGTGGTGAAGGCTGCCAAGGCCGGGATCAAGAAAGGAAAGGTGCAGATCTACAACCCCAAGAGCGAGATGGGGCTTTTGCGCTACCTGGTGGTTCGCGTGGCCGAAAAGACCAATCAGGTCATGGTGGTTCTGGTGACGACGGACCAGGGTTACAACGAGATGCACCACCTGGCGAAGTTCATTCAGCAGGCGGTCCCGGAGGTCTCGGTGGTGGCGCAGAACATCAACACCTCGACCGGCAACGTGATCTTCGGCACCAAGGACCGCTCCATTACCAAGGCCCAGACGCTGAAGGCGTTCGTGGGTGACAAGATCTTCAACCTTTCGCCCCACTCCTTCTTCCAGGTCAACAGCGGTGCCGCGCGCATCATCTATGAGAAGGTGCGGGAGCTGGCGAACCTGAAGGGGACCGAGCGGGTCATCGACGTCTACTGCGGCATCGGCGGCATCTCGCTCTATCTCGCCGACCAGGCTCGCGAAGTGGTCGGGATCGAATTCGTCGAGGCAGCGGTCGCCGACGCCACCATCAACGCGGCACTGAACCACGTGGAGAACTGTCACTTCGAGGCCGGCGACGCCGTGCATCTGATTGACGAGATCGGGGAGGAAGGGGGCGCGGACCTGATCGTGCTCAACCCGCCGCGGAAAGGGTGCGACGAGAAGGTGTTGAGGAGCGTGGCCGCCATCAATCCCCCACGCATCATCTACGTTTCCTGCTCGCCCGAAACGCTGGCGCGGGATCTGGACATCCTCTCCGGGCTCGGCTACCGCACCGTGGAGGTGCAGCCGGTGGACATGTTCCCGCAGACGGTGCATGTCGAGGACGTGGCGCTTCTGGAAAAAAAGCAGTGACAACAGCGGCAGTAATGCCGCTTCTAGGGCTGCCATGGATGCTTTGATTCTACGACTGAAGAAGTTCTTCCCTGCGTCCCTGCACTCCCGTATCTTCCTCACCGGCGGCATGGTGCGCGACTTCCTGCTGGGGGTCGCCTGCCAGGACGTCGATCTTGCCGCCGCGGTTACCGCGGCGGAACTCGCCTCTCTCGGTTTCCGCCTGGTCGAGTCCAAGAGCACCCCCAACATCTACTTCAGTTATCGTCAGGAATTCGGAAAGATCGAGGTCACCCGCCTGGAGTCGGTGGAGGAACTGACCTCCGATCTTTTCCGCCGCGATTTTCGGGTGAACGCCATGGCGATGAGCCTGGACGGCGCGCTCATCGACCCGCTTCACGGGAAGGCCGACCTGGAACAGCGCATCCTGAGCGCCTGCACCCAGACCAGCATCACCGACGACCCCTTGAGGATCTTCCGCGCTTTGCGCTTCGAATGCGAGGGGTGGCACCTGGACCGCGAGGCGGAGGCGCTCTTGGTATCGCTCGACTGGTCCGACGCGTTCGCAGCGATTCCCGTGGAGCGCTTCTCACAGGAGATGCTCAAGGCTTTGGCGAAGCCCGAGCCCGCTCATTTCTTCAGGCGCATGGTGGAGTTTGAGGCGGGGAGGAACTATCTGCCGGAGATCTTCGAAATGCAGCAGGTCATTGCCGGGCCGCCGCAGCACCACCCCGAGGGGGATCTGTTCACCCACTCGATGCAGACGCTGGAGCGGATGGCTGCCCTGACCGATGACGTGACCGGCCGGTTCTGCGCGCTCTTCCATGATCTGGGAAAGCTTTATACCCCCAAAGACCAGCACCCGAAGCACCACGGCCACGATGCGCTCGGGGCCTCAGCTGCCGATGCTTTCTGCAAGAGGCTGCGCCTGCCGTCGGCGCTGCAGCGCGCGCTGAAAGCGACCAGCAAGCTGCATGACACTGCGAACAAGTGGGAAGAGTTGAGGGACTCGACCAAGATCAGGCTGGCCGTCGACGCCGTCAAGGGGGGGATAGCGGAATTTCTGCCGCTTCAGGTTGCGGCGGACTGCGGCGGAAAGATGCCGGGGTGGGATGAGGCGCTCAGGGTGGCGGCGCTGAACGCCGCGCAGCTGGGGATCGGGCGGGAGATGCTGGATAACAAAGAAGTCCCGCCGGAGAAGCTGCAGCAGATAATCATGCAGCTACGGGTGGAGGAGTTGAGAAGAAGTAGATGATTGGAATCTTCCCTCACCCTGTCCCTCTCCCAAAGGGCGAGGGGACGTAAGGGGTGGGTCCCTTCCCAAAGTCACCGGGGAATTGCGTGGATAACGCCCCCCCTCCCGCAAGGGGAGGGGGGACCAAGAATCTTCCCAAAGAGGGAGGGGACGCAAGGGCAGCGTGTATCCTCAGATTTTCTCCGTGTCTCCGCGGCCGAGGGTTTTGGTTTTGCTCTTTTTGGTATGGTTCAGCCCGATCTTCGGTACTGAGCTGTCGTAGATCATGTCGAACATGTGCTCTATCCTGAAGAAGGCTGCCAGGACCGCGGGGTCGAAATGCGCGGCAGGATTGATCCTCTCATCCCCATCCCTGAATACGGCCACTGCTTCCTGATGGGTCATCGCCCCCTTGTAACTTCTCTTTGAGCGCAGCGCGTCGTAGACATCCGCCACCTTCACGATGCGCCCCCCTAAAGGAATCCTCTCCCCCCTCAGTCGTTTCGGATACCCCGTGCCGTCCCAGTTCTCGTGGTGGGCCAAGGCGATCTCGTGCGCGAGCCTGAGCCTCGGCGAATCCCCGATGATCTCGGAGCCAAAGGCAGGATGCTGCCGCATCAGTTGCATCTCCTTGGCGGTAAGCAGCCCCTTCTTGAGCAGGATCTCCGACGGTATCCTGATCTTCCCGACATCGTGCATCTGCGCCGATATCGAGATGTCCTGTATGAACTCTATGTTGAATCCCATGTTGGCGGCAAGGGCGCCCGAATAACGGTTGACTCTGACTATGTGTCTGCCGGTATCCTCTTCCGCGGCCTCGCAGGCACGGGCCAAGGCCTCGATGGTGTAATTGAACGCCTGCTCGGTCTCGCGCATCCCGTTCGACACCGCCAAAAGCGACCCCATTACCACAGCCGCGCTCCGCAGCACGTCTGCGTCGTATTCGGTGGCGTGGCCTGGGTAGTTGAAGGCCTCGATGACGCCGGCGGGCTTGCCGCTGATCCGGCAGCTCACGAAGTTCAGGATCGGCTCGGCCATCGCCGCCAGCACCTTGGGATGAAAGAAGGCCTGAAATTCCTCTACGCTGGAGCAGACCTCTTTCCAGTTGATGGCCACCACCTCGGCCCCTCCCTCCAGAAGAACCAGACTGCTGGCATAGCTTGAACCGGTTTCGATGCAAATGACATCGGAACGCTCCACCAGCCGCTCGTGGCGCAAGTGAAAGACGCGGCCGTTGCAGCAGGCGGTGTCTGCGCTCTCGCTGGCGATGAGGATGCCCGAAGGACCGCGCACGCCGTTGCCGCCGAGGAGCTTGCCGAGGACTTCGCCGTAGAGTTCGTCGCTGGTGAACTTGCGGCGCGTCAATCCCTGCAGCGTCTCGTCTGTCAGTGCGACCAGATCAAGTGTCTGCCTGAGCGCCATGTGGCAAAGTTCTAGTGACACGGTTACTCCTGGTTCTGTCTGAGGATGAGGGCTTTATTGTTATATCGGATCGGGGGGGAAACTTCAAACCCGGAAAACCGTCTACGAAAGATGAAAATCGGAGGGTTGTTGAAGCAAAAGGCATCGCACACGGATTTAACGGATAACGCGGATAACGGCAGATTAAGCTAGAGCACGGTTTTGCCTGATCCGAAATTATCGTTTTTGATCCGCGTCATCCGCGTGCGATGCCTTTCAGGTTGAAAAAAAAGGCCCGGCGTTTCCGCCGGGCCCTTCGATGCTGCCTGTGTGAGCTAAGACTAGGCGCGTGCAGCGATCGCCTTCTCGTAACCCATCTGGAACGCCTTCTTGTTCAGCTCGACGAAGGCCTCCGGAACGCGGGCGAGAACTGCCTTCTCGGCGCCTTCCTTGGTAACGACTTCGGTCAGTGCCACCATGGCGCCCAGCGCCACGATGTTCGCGACGATCTCGCGGCCGACTTCGTTCTTCGCGGTGTTGATGATCGGGAAGGCGACGGTCTTGAATTTCCCCGCCGGCACTCTCTTCACCAGGTCCGAATCGATCAGCAGTACCCCGCCTTCCTTCAGGTCGTGGGAGTACTTGTCGGCGGCTTCCTGGGTCAGCGCCAAGAGCGCGTCAACCACGGTTGCCTTCGGGTAGTCGATAAGGGTATCGGAGATGATAACCTCCGACTTGGATGCACCACCCCTTGCCTCGGGGCCGTAGCTCTGGGACTGTACTGCCTGCTTGCCGTCGTAGATGGAAGCGGCTTCGGCCATGATGACACCGGCAAGGATGAGACCCTGCCCGCCAGCCCCGGAAAATCTGATTTCATATCTCTGAGACATCTGAGGTTCTCCTCCTTTGGTTATTTCTTGGCGCGCTCGATGACCTTCGCGTACTCGTCAGTGTAGTTGGGCCTTTCTTCCTTGTACAGAACGCCGGTGAGGATCTTGCCTTCGAGCTGCTCGGCAGTCATCTTCTCGGCAGCCTTGACGGGAACAGCTACGTCCTTCAGGCGGTTCATCATCTCGATGACCGACTTGAACTTGTTGCGGCGGCCATAGGTGGTCGGGCAGTCGTCCAGGATCTCGACTACCGAGAACCCTTTGTGCTGCACGGCCTCGACGATCAGCTTGTCGATCTGGGTCGCGTGGTATGCGGTGCCGCGGGCAACGAAGGTTGCGCCGGCGCCGATGGCAAGCTTGGCGACGTCGAATGCCGGGTCAGGGTTGCCGTACACGGTGGTCGACGCCTTGGCGCCGGTCGGGGTGCACGGGGAGAACTGGCCGCCGGTCATGCCGTAGATGTTGTTGTTCATGATGATGTAGGTCATGTCGATGTTTCTGCGGCAGGCGTGGATGAAGTGGTTACCGCCGATGGCGGTACCGTCGCCGTCGCCGCCGACGAGAATCACGTTCATCTCGGGTTTCGCCATCTTGACGCCGGTGGCGAAAGCAGCTGCACGGCCGTGTGCGGTGTGCAGGGTGCAGAAGTCGAGGTAGCCGGGAAGACGGGAAGCGCAGCCGATACCGGAAACGATAGCGGTGTTGTTCTTCTCGAGGCCCAGGGTGTCGATGGCGCGGATCAGACCCTTCATGACGATGCCGTGACCGCAACCGGGGCACCAGATGTGCGGCAGCTTGCCAGGACGGATGTACTTATCGTAATCAAAAGACATGTTACTTGACCTCCTTGATCTTTTCGAGGATCTGCCCCGGGTTGATCGGCTCGCCGTCGACGCGGAAGATGCCGGAAACCGACGCCTTGCCCTGTGCGCAACGCTGTACTTCCTGGGTGCACATGCCGAGGTTCATTTCGGGGGTGATGATCGCTTTCGCCTTCCCGGCGATGGCGGCAATCTGCTTGTCCGGGAAGGGCCAGAAGGTCTTGATCCTGAAGAGGCCGGCCTTGATCCCCTGCTTCCTGGCCTCGTTGACTGCGAACCTTGCGGAGCGCGAGGTGGAGCCGTAGGCTACGACCACGACCTCGGCGTCGGCCAGTTCGTACTCTTCGAAGGTCACGATGTCGTCGACATTAGCTTCGACTTTACGGACCTGACGCTCTTCCTCGGCCTGTACCAGTGCTGCCTTGGTGGTCGGGAAGCCGTCCTCGGCCTTGTTGAGGCCGGTTACGTGGAAGCGGTAATCGGAACCGAAAGCGGCCAGCGGGGGTACGTCGCCGAATTTGGTGTCGTACGGCTTGTACTCTGCCGGAGAGACGCTCGGAGCGGTGCGGTTGATGACTTCCATCTCGCCCGGCTCCGGGAACACGATGCGCTCGCGCATGTGGGCAACGATCTCGTCGGGCATGACCATTACCGGGGTGCGGTATTTTTCGGCCAGGTTGAAGGCGCGGACCGTCTCCTCGAACAGCTCCTGAACGGAAGCCGGAACCAGGCAGATGGCGGGGTGGTCACCGTGGGTGCCCCACTTGGCGCACATCACGTCGGACTGGGAAGGGCCGGTCGGCATGCCGGTGGACGGGCCGCCCCTCATGACGTTGACGATGACGACCGGGGTCTCGGCGATGCAGGCGTAACCGATGAGCTCCTGCTTCAGGGAGAGGCCGGGGCCCGAGGTAGCGGTGAGAACTTTCGCACCGGTAAGGGACGCGCCGATGACGGAAGCCATCGCGCCGATCTCGTCTTCCATCTGGATGAATTTGCCGCCGATTTTCGGAAGCTCTA
Proteins encoded in this region:
- the pyrF gene encoding orotidine-5'-phosphate decarboxylase — encoded protein: MTREEAIKKIIFAMDVKEFSDVQYWAELLSQHVGMFKVGKQLYTACGPAAVRMIQKCGGEVFLDLKYHDIPNTVAMATLEAANLGVQLCDLHAMGGYEMMNKTMETLDKNFSGCTARPKVLAITVLTSSNEETLRGIGIELPVPEMVVKLAKLAKSAGVDGVVASPQEVELIREACGKDFLVVTPGVRPSFASADDQKRIMSPAEAVKAGADYLVIGRPIAAAQSPVEAAQKIVDEIVAG
- a CDS encoding proline--tRNA ligase, which produces MRYSQYFIPTVKETPSDAEVISHKLMLRAGMIRKLAAGIYNYLPFGLRSIRKVEAIVREEMNRAGAIELLMPAVQPAELWKESGRWEFYGKELLRFNDRKDAEFCMGPTHEEVITDLIRKEVRSYRQLPINLYQIQGKFRDEIRPRFGLMRGREFIMKDAYSFDVNEAGADVSYEKMYKAYRRIFERCGLKFRAVEADTGTIGGSYSHEFMVLADSGEDAIVSCSACEYAANMEKAETRKGEGIEHADPRPMEHVSTPGQKSIEDVATFLGVQNTQVVKTLVLVADGEPVVALIRGDYDLNEIKLKNHLGCAELEMAEDDVVVKVTGAPTGYAGPVGLAAKVKVVADLSLEGMHNFVTGANAADTHLKNVNIGRDFSVSGFVDIRNVVIGDACPRCDSGKLEIWRGIEVGHVFKLGTKYSKALKATFLDADGKEQIIFMGCYGIGVGRTVAACIEQNHDENGIIFPIPIAPFQCIISSLSAKEDEVKAASESIYQELLEAGIEVLLDDRDERPGFKFKDADLIGIPLRIVVGAKALAEGKVELKERRSGEVEVLPIAEAIAKVKAAVKEALQV
- the ispG gene encoding flavodoxin-dependent (E)-4-hydroxy-3-methylbut-2-enyl-diphosphate synthase, translating into MRKTTRQIMIGNIPVGGGAPCSVQSMCSTDTRDVAATLGQIGRLAAAGCEIVRCAVPDMDAALALAAIKAGSPMPLIADIHFDYKLALKALESGVDGLRLNPGNIGEKWKVAEVVKAAAERNVPIRIGVNGGSLEKELLVKYGHPTPEAMVESALGHVRILEELGYQQIKISIKVSDVLRTLEAYRLLSDAVDYPLHIGVTEAGTIFAGTVKSSVGLGILLNQGIGDTMRVSLTGDPVDEVRVAYDILKSLGLRTRGINFVSCPTCGRCQVNLIPVAEEVERRLAHLDTTITVAVMGCSVNGPGEAREADFGIAGGRGEGLLFRHGEILRKVPEAELADALVEEVLKNQ
- the rlmD gene encoding 23S rRNA (uracil(1939)-C(5))-methyltransferase RlmD; protein product: MKFEHSRPQSQKPYKKDDSARTEGAESSATPKYSKNTSTTARKPKAAQTERTESTRSSRGETPAAAFGSRPARPKGDRSAAPPAPGKGRDRKPAAKTAGNRPERTPAGKGGASSRDERQPTLRSGQVLELNILATNDEGFGVANHEGTRVLVAGGLPGEVLVAKITYVGRREAFAHTIKCLKRSPDRNPSPACTLGRVCDGCGLMQMRYPAQLAWKKSLVARHFRKYPSLFEVAIRETIGSPKELGYRNTAKLVIAGKNNDPVIGIYRRNTHDVLQIEDCALHHPLINKVVKAAKAGIKKGKVQIYNPKSEMGLLRYLVVRVAEKTNQVMVVLVTTDQGYNEMHHLAKFIQQAVPEVSVVAQNINTSTGNVIFGTKDRSITKAQTLKAFVGDKIFNLSPHSFFQVNSGAARIIYEKVRELANLKGTERVIDVYCGIGGISLYLADQAREVVGIEFVEAAVADATINAALNHVENCHFEAGDAVHLIDEIGEEGGADLIVLNPPRKGCDEKVLRSVAAINPPRIIYVSCSPETLARDLDILSGLGYRTVEVQPVDMFPQTVHVEDVALLEKKQ
- a CDS encoding HD domain-containing protein, with product MDALILRLKKFFPASLHSRIFLTGGMVRDFLLGVACQDVDLAAAVTAAELASLGFRLVESKSTPNIYFSYRQEFGKIEVTRLESVEELTSDLFRRDFRVNAMAMSLDGALIDPLHGKADLEQRILSACTQTSITDDPLRIFRALRFECEGWHLDREAEALLVSLDWSDAFAAIPVERFSQEMLKALAKPEPAHFFRRMVEFEAGRNYLPEIFEMQQVIAGPPQHHPEGDLFTHSMQTLERMAALTDDVTGRFCALFHDLGKLYTPKDQHPKHHGHDALGASAADAFCKRLRLPSALQRALKATSKLHDTANKWEELRDSTKIRLAVDAVKGGIAEFLPLQVAADCGGKMPGWDEALRVAALNAAQLGIGREMLDNKEVPPEKLQQIIMQLRVEELRRSR
- a CDS encoding HD-GYP domain-containing protein — encoded protein: MSLELCHMALRQTLDLVALTDETLQGLTRRKFTSDELYGEVLGKLLGGNGVRGPSGILIASESADTACCNGRVFHLRHERLVERSDVICIETGSSYASSLVLLEGGAEVVAINWKEVCSSVEEFQAFFHPKVLAAMAEPILNFVSCRISGKPAGVIEAFNYPGHATEYDADVLRSAAVVMGSLLAVSNGMRETEQAFNYTIEALARACEAAEEDTGRHIVRVNRYSGALAANMGFNIEFIQDISISAQMHDVGKIRIPSEILLKKGLLTAKEMQLMRQHPAFGSEIIGDSPRLRLAHEIALAHHENWDGTGYPKRLRGERIPLGGRIVKVADVYDALRSKRSYKGAMTHQEAVAVFRDGDERINPAAHFDPAVLAAFFRIEHMFDMIYDSSVPKIGLNHTKKSKTKTLGRGDTEKI
- a CDS encoding 2-oxoacid:acceptor oxidoreductase family protein, with the protein product MSQRYEIRFSGAGGQGLILAGVIMAEAASIYDGKQAVQSQSYGPEARGGASKSEVIISDTLIDYPKATVVDALLALTQEAADKYSHDLKEGGVLLIDSDLVKRVPAGKFKTVAFPIINTAKNEVGREIVANIVALGAMVALTEVVTKEGAEKAVLARVPEAFVELNKKAFQMGYEKAIAARA
- a CDS encoding 2-oxoacid:ferredoxin oxidoreductase subunit beta; this translates as MSFDYDKYIRPGKLPHIWCPGCGHGIVMKGLIRAIDTLGLEKNNTAIVSGIGCASRLPGYLDFCTLHTAHGRAAAFATGVKMAKPEMNVILVGGDGDGTAIGGNHFIHACRRNIDMTYIIMNNNIYGMTGGQFSPCTPTGAKASTTVYGNPDPAFDVAKLAIGAGATFVARGTAYHATQIDKLIVEAVQHKGFSVVEILDDCPTTYGRRNKFKSVIEMMNRLKDVAVPVKAAEKMTAEQLEGKILTGVLYKEERPNYTDEYAKVIERAKK
- a CDS encoding 2-oxoacid:acceptor oxidoreductase subunit alpha, with amino-acid sequence MAKKVAFLQGNEAAAQGALYAGCTFFGGYPITPSTEVAEVLSIELPKIGGKFIQMEDEIGAMASVIGASLTGAKVLTATSGPGLSLKQELIGYACIAETPVVIVNVMRGGPSTGMPTGPSQSDVMCAKWGTHGDHPAICLVPASVQELFEETVRAFNLAEKYRTPVMVMPDEIVAHMRERIVFPEPGEMEVINRTAPSVSPAEYKPYDTKFGDVPPLAAFGSDYRFHVTGLNKAEDGFPTTKAALVQAEEERQVRKVEANVDDIVTFEEYELADAEVVVVAYGSTSRSARFAVNEARKQGIKAGLFRIKTFWPFPDKQIAAIAGKAKAIITPEMNLGMCTQEVQRCAQGKASVSGIFRVDGEPINPGQILEKIKEVK